In a genomic window of Allomeiothermus silvanus DSM 9946:
- a CDS encoding [LysW]-aminoadipate kinase, with the protein MIVVKVGGSEGINYEAVAKDAASLWKEGQRLVLVHGGSSETNKIALALGHPPQFLTHPGGMTSRLTDRRTLEIFEMVYCGLVNKRIVELLQKEGVNAIGLSGLDGRIFEGKRKEAVKYVENGKIKIHRGDYTGSVERVNIGLLTMLLEAGYLPVLTPPAVSYQGEAINTDGDTAASMLAVSLKAEALLLLSNIPGLLANFPDESSLIREIPASRVNDPEYMAVAQGRMKKKVLGAVEAVQGGVGRVIFGDARIEEPIRRALEGAGTVVR; encoded by the coding sequence ATGATCGTCGTCAAAGTGGGAGGTTCTGAAGGCATCAACTACGAAGCCGTAGCCAAAGATGCTGCTTCACTATGGAAGGAAGGCCAACGGCTGGTGCTGGTGCATGGGGGCTCGAGCGAGACCAACAAAATCGCCCTTGCTTTGGGCCACCCACCGCAGTTTCTAACCCACCCTGGGGGGATGACCAGCCGCCTCACCGACCGGCGCACCCTGGAGATCTTCGAGATGGTCTACTGCGGCCTGGTCAACAAGCGCATCGTGGAGCTGTTGCAGAAGGAGGGGGTCAACGCTATCGGGCTCTCGGGCCTAGACGGGCGCATCTTCGAGGGCAAGCGCAAAGAGGCCGTCAAGTACGTGGAAAACGGCAAGATCAAAATTCACCGGGGCGACTATACCGGCTCGGTGGAGCGGGTGAACATCGGCCTGCTCACGATGCTCTTAGAGGCCGGATATCTGCCGGTGCTGACCCCGCCCGCTGTAAGCTACCAAGGCGAGGCCATCAACACCGACGGGGACACCGCAGCTTCGATGCTAGCGGTCTCGCTGAAGGCCGAAGCTCTCTTGCTCTTATCGAACATCCCCGGCCTGCTGGCCAACTTTCCCGACGAATCGAGCCTCATTCGGGAGATCCCGGCCAGCCGGGTGAACGACCCTGAGTACATGGCCGTAGCCCAGGGCCGGATGAAGAAGAAGGTGCTGGGAGCGGTGGAGGCCGTGCAGGGCGGGGTGGGCCGGGTGATCTTCGGGGATGCCCGCATCGAGGAGCCGATCCGCCGGGCGCTCGAGGGGGCCGGGACAGTAGTGCGCTAG
- the argC gene encoding N-acetyl-gamma-glutamyl-phosphate reductase, translating to MFVKKTVSIVGGSGYAGGEFLRLALGHPYLEVGQVTSRRYLGDPVSLIHPNLRGRTNLKFSDPAALEPCDVLVLSMPHGVAAKEFDKYKDKAPIILDLSADFRLKNLELYRKYYGEEHPRPDLLGQWVYGNPELHREALKSANYIACCGCNATAILLGLYPLLREGVLAPKPIFATVIISTSAAGAEPSLASHHPERAGSIRAYKPTGHRHTAEVLENLPGKPELYLTAVATDRVRGILMTAQTFLQDGWSERDVWQAYRTVYGSEPFIRMVKVRKGIHRYPDPNVVEGTNYCDIGFELEEDTGRLVVISAIDNLVKGTAGHALQSLNIRMGWEETAGLEFTGLHP from the coding sequence GTGTTTGTGAAAAAGACTGTTTCCATCGTCGGTGGCTCCGGTTATGCCGGGGGCGAGTTCTTGCGGCTGGCCTTGGGCCATCCCTACCTCGAGGTGGGGCAGGTCACTTCGAGGCGGTACCTAGGTGACCCGGTGAGCCTAATTCACCCCAATTTGCGGGGGCGCACCAACCTCAAATTCTCCGACCCCGCCGCGCTCGAGCCCTGCGACGTGCTGGTGCTGTCCATGCCCCACGGCGTCGCAGCTAAGGAGTTCGACAAGTATAAGGACAAGGCGCCCATCATCCTCGACCTCTCCGCCGACTTCCGGCTCAAGAACCTCGAGCTTTACCGGAAGTACTACGGTGAGGAGCACCCCCGGCCTGACCTTTTGGGGCAGTGGGTCTACGGGAACCCCGAGCTGCACCGCGAGGCCCTCAAAAGCGCCAACTACATCGCCTGCTGCGGCTGCAACGCCACCGCCATCCTGCTGGGGCTCTACCCCCTCCTCCGGGAGGGGGTGCTGGCCCCCAAGCCCATCTTCGCCACCGTGATAATCTCCACCAGTGCCGCTGGGGCCGAGCCTAGCCTGGCCTCGCACCACCCCGAGCGTGCGGGTTCGATCCGGGCCTACAAGCCCACCGGCCACCGCCACACCGCCGAGGTCCTGGAAAACCTTCCCGGCAAGCCCGAGCTTTACCTCACCGCCGTCGCCACCGACCGGGTGCGCGGCATCCTTATGACCGCCCAGACCTTCCTGCAGGACGGTTGGAGCGAGCGCGACGTGTGGCAGGCCTACCGCACCGTCTACGGCTCCGAGCCCTTCATCCGCATGGTCAAGGTGAGGAAGGGCATCCACCGCTACCCCGACCCGAACGTGGTAGAAGGCACCAACTACTGCGACATCGGCTTCGAGCTCGAGGAGGACACCGGACGTCTGGTGGTGATCTCGGCCATCGACAACTTGGTCAAGGGCACTGCCGGGCACGCCCTGCAATCGCTGAACATCCGCATGGGCTGGGAGGAGACGGCGGGGCTCGAGTTTACGGGGTTACATCCATGA
- a CDS encoding sulfite exporter TauE/SafE family protein: MEPGAGLLLFLAGVAGSAVNAVAGGGTFFTFPALLAAGVPPVAANASNAVALWPGYILSTLGFRDEVVALRERLRGSSLIALMGGVLGAWLLLRTGNATFLRLVPVLLLFATVLFALGPGITSRVGTAGPLLAGVVELAIATYGGFFNAGLGILLLAGLALTGVHNIHQQNGLKNLLSAIINSAAVFAFVLAGVVRWPETLAVLAGALVGGYGGAMLARRIPAPWLRRVVVVMGLLLSVYYAGKAYL; encoded by the coding sequence TTGGAGCCAGGGGCTGGGTTGCTGCTGTTCCTAGCCGGGGTAGCGGGCAGCGCAGTGAATGCGGTGGCCGGTGGTGGGACATTTTTCACCTTTCCGGCCCTTCTGGCAGCAGGAGTGCCCCCAGTGGCGGCTAACGCCTCCAACGCCGTGGCCCTGTGGCCAGGGTACATCCTCTCGACCCTAGGTTTTCGCGATGAAGTGGTCGCCCTTAGAGAGCGCCTGCGGGGTTCTTCCTTGATCGCCCTAATGGGGGGGGTGCTGGGAGCTTGGCTCTTGCTGCGTACCGGGAACGCTACCTTTTTGCGCTTGGTACCCGTGTTGCTTCTCTTCGCCACTGTGCTCTTTGCCTTGGGACCCGGAATCACCTCCCGCGTGGGCACCGCAGGGCCGCTACTGGCCGGGGTGGTAGAGCTGGCCATCGCCACTTATGGGGGGTTCTTCAATGCGGGCCTGGGCATTTTGCTCCTGGCTGGCTTGGCCCTCACCGGCGTGCACAATATCCACCAGCAAAATGGCCTCAAGAACCTGCTTTCAGCCATCATCAACAGCGCAGCCGTATTTGCCTTTGTCCTGGCCGGGGTAGTGCGCTGGCCCGAGACGCTAGCGGTTTTGGCTGGGGCCTTGGTAGGGGGATACGGGGGAGCCATGCTCGCTCGGCGCATACCCGCCCCGTGGCTGCGGCGGGTGGTGGTGGTCATGGGGCTGCTTTTGAGCGTGTACTACGCAGGAAAAGCCTACCTTTAG
- the lysX gene encoding lysine biosynthesis protein LysX, whose amino-acid sequence MLAILYDRIRPDEEMLFEAARRLDIPFKKIYAKQLPMHLGKRPAELEGVVCAVERLVSQSKGLAVSRYLSSLGIPVVNRPEVIEVCGDKWATSCALEAHGVPQPRTALATEAEEALKLIEAMGYPVVMKPVVGSWGRLLSKINDRDAAETVLEHKEVLGGYQHQLYYIQELVNKPGRDIRAFVVGNTCIGAIYRSSEHWITNTARGGKASNCPLTPELADVAVRAAQAVGGGVVAIDLFESERGLLVNEVNHTMEFKNSVSTTGVDIPGKILEYAWSLRKG is encoded by the coding sequence ATGCTAGCCATCCTCTACGACCGTATCCGCCCCGATGAGGAGATGCTCTTCGAAGCCGCCCGTCGGCTCGACATCCCTTTCAAGAAGATCTACGCCAAACAGCTTCCCATGCATCTGGGGAAGCGCCCCGCCGAACTCGAGGGCGTGGTCTGCGCCGTCGAGCGATTAGTGAGCCAGAGCAAGGGCCTGGCCGTAAGCCGCTACCTCAGCAGCCTGGGCATCCCGGTGGTAAACCGCCCCGAGGTGATCGAGGTCTGCGGCGACAAGTGGGCCACCAGCTGCGCCCTCGAGGCCCACGGCGTGCCGCAGCCCCGCACCGCGCTCGCCACCGAAGCCGAGGAAGCCCTCAAGCTCATCGAGGCGATGGGCTACCCGGTGGTGATGAAGCCGGTGGTGGGGAGTTGGGGCCGGCTGCTTTCTAAGATCAACGACCGCGACGCCGCCGAGACGGTCTTGGAGCACAAGGAGGTTCTGGGCGGCTACCAACACCAGCTCTACTACATCCAGGAGCTGGTAAACAAGCCGGGCCGCGACATCCGCGCCTTCGTGGTGGGAAACACCTGCATCGGGGCCATCTACCGTAGTTCCGAGCACTGGATCACCAACACCGCCCGCGGCGGCAAGGCCTCGAACTGCCCCCTCACGCCCGAACTCGCCGACGTCGCCGTACGGGCTGCCCAGGCGGTGGGGGGCGGGGTGGTGGCCATCGACCTCTTCGAGAGCGAGCGAGGGCTGTTGGTCAACGAAGTCAACCACACCATGGAGTTCAAGAACTCGGTGAGCACCACCGGCGTGGACATCCCGGGGAAGATCCTCGAGTACGCCTGGAGCCTGCGGAAGGGGTAG
- the lysW gene encoding lysine biosynthesis protein LysW: MAKVTFINPETGAEIVLENPELGEIVVDDETGMEFEVVSLDPPRLEAAPEEAEDWGE; this comes from the coding sequence ATGGCAAAAGTCACCTTTATCAACCCGGAAACCGGCGCAGAGATCGTTTTGGAGAACCCCGAGCTGGGCGAGATCGTGGTGGACGACGAGACCGGCATGGAGTTTGAGGTAGTGAGCCTGGATCCACCCCGGCTCGAGGCTGCCCCTGAGGAAGCGGAAGACTGGGGAGAGTAG
- a CDS encoding 3-isopropylmalate dehydratase small subunit (catalyzes the formation of homoisocitrate from cis-homoaconitate), giving the protein MARIWKFGDSINTDDILPGKYAPFMVGEDKFHTYAFAHFRPEFAPDYKPGDILVCGKNTGLGSSREYAPEALKKLGLKAIIAKSYARIFYRNLVNLGIMPFESPEVVDALHDGDEVELEFEKGILKRGTETFQLKPPPDFLLEALKEGSILEYYKKHGRFPGESPS; this is encoded by the coding sequence ATGGCACGCATCTGGAAATTTGGCGACTCGATCAACACCGACGACATCCTGCCAGGGAAATACGCCCCCTTTATGGTCGGGGAGGACAAGTTCCACACCTACGCCTTCGCCCACTTTCGCCCCGAATTTGCTCCCGACTACAAACCGGGCGACATTCTGGTCTGTGGCAAGAACACCGGCCTGGGCTCTTCGCGTGAGTATGCTCCAGAAGCACTGAAGAAGCTGGGCTTGAAGGCCATCATCGCCAAGAGCTACGCCCGCATCTTCTACCGCAACCTGGTCAACCTGGGTATCATGCCTTTCGAGTCTCCTGAGGTGGTGGACGCTTTGCACGACGGAGACGAGGTAGAACTCGAGTTCGAGAAGGGCATTCTCAAACGGGGCACGGAGACTTTCCAGCTCAAGCCCCCACCCGATTTCCTTCTCGAGGCCCTCAAAGAGGGATCGATCTTGGAGTACTACAAAAAGCATGGAAGATTCCCGGGCGAGAGTCCGTCGTAA
- a CDS encoding 3-isopropylmalate dehydratase large subunit has product MGLTLAEKILSQRAGREVRSGELVVVEVDQVMVVDSIAGSFFKRLEQLGATPRYPEKVAIVIDHVAPAANVEVAKAQKEIREWGKRYGCPVFDVGRGICHQVLIEERLALPGGIVLGSDSHSTTYGGVACFGSGMGATDIALAAASGRTWLRVPESVKVTFRGRLNPAVSAKDAALEMVRVLTADGATYMSVEIHLADGAESLTRSQRLTLANLTVEAGAKCGLVVPSGEILELYDVPGWLYPDPDATYVREVEIDLSALTPRVSVPFYVDNVHTVDSVMGKKVDQVFVGTCTNGRLDDLHEVAEVLRGRRVAPGVRMLVIPASSQVLEEATADGTLLTILQAGATLGTPGCGPCMGRHQGVLAPGEVCVSTSNRNFRGRMGAADAEIYLASPRVAAASAVAGFISTPEELNAQDARRKTQDA; this is encoded by the coding sequence GTGGGCCTAACCCTAGCCGAAAAAATCCTTTCCCAGCGGGCCGGGCGCGAGGTGCGCTCGGGTGAGCTGGTGGTGGTGGAGGTGGACCAGGTGATGGTGGTGGACTCCATCGCCGGGAGCTTCTTCAAGCGGCTCGAGCAGCTCGGGGCCACCCCCCGCTACCCCGAGAAGGTCGCTATCGTCATCGATCACGTAGCCCCGGCGGCCAACGTGGAGGTGGCCAAGGCGCAGAAGGAGATCCGCGAGTGGGGCAAACGCTATGGCTGCCCAGTCTTTGACGTGGGGCGCGGCATCTGCCACCAGGTCTTGATCGAGGAGCGGCTGGCCTTGCCCGGCGGGATCGTGCTGGGCTCAGACTCCCACTCCACCACCTACGGCGGCGTGGCCTGCTTCGGCAGCGGGATGGGGGCCACCGACATCGCGCTGGCGGCGGCCTCGGGGCGCACCTGGCTGCGGGTGCCCGAGAGCGTGAAGGTGACCTTCCGGGGCCGGTTGAACCCCGCGGTGAGCGCTAAAGACGCGGCGCTTGAGATGGTCCGGGTCCTCACCGCCGATGGAGCCACCTACATGAGCGTGGAGATCCACCTGGCGGACGGCGCCGAGTCCCTCACCCGCAGCCAGCGTCTGACCCTGGCCAACCTAACCGTGGAGGCCGGGGCCAAGTGCGGGCTGGTGGTGCCCAGCGGCGAGATCCTGGAGCTTTACGACGTGCCCGGCTGGCTCTACCCGGACCCGGATGCCACCTATGTGCGCGAGGTGGAGATCGACCTCTCGGCCCTGACCCCGCGCGTCTCGGTGCCCTTCTACGTGGACAACGTGCACACGGTAGATTCGGTGATGGGCAAGAAGGTGGACCAGGTCTTCGTGGGTACCTGCACCAACGGGCGCCTCGACGACCTGCACGAGGTGGCCGAGGTGCTGCGCGGGCGCAGGGTCGCGCCGGGTGTGCGGATGCTGGTGATCCCGGCTTCGTCGCAGGTGCTGGAGGAGGCCACCGCCGACGGCACGCTCCTCACGATTCTGCAGGCCGGGGCCACGCTGGGGACGCCGGGGTGCGGGCCCTGCATGGGCCGCCACCAGGGGGTGCTGGCGCCGGGCGAGGTCTGCGTCAGCACGTCCAATCGCAACTTCAGGGGGCGGATGGGCGCGGCGGACGCAGAGATCTACCTGGCTTCTCCCAGGGTGGCGGCGGCGAGCGCGGTGGCCGGGTTCATCAGCACGCCGGAGGAGCTAAACGCGCAAGACGCAAGACGCAAGACGCAAGACGCCTGA
- a CDS encoding type II toxin-antitoxin system HicB family antitoxin: MKRRYWVRVYEDPEEPGVWLAEVPAVPGVHSDGDTREEAIGNVLEALEGMLDALKRQGLPIPEPDGEWVEVEVNAA; this comes from the coding sequence ATGAAACGCAGGTACTGGGTACGCGTCTACGAGGATCCGGAAGAGCCGGGGGTCTGGCTGGCGGAAGTCCCGGCGGTTCCTGGGGTTCATTCCGACGGCGATACCCGCGAGGAAGCCATCGGCAACGTTTTGGAAGCGCTCGAGGGGATGCTCGACGCGCTGAAACGCCAGGGTCTTCCGATTCCTGAGCCGGATGGGGAGTGGGTAGAGGTGGAAGTGAATGCCGCCTAG
- a CDS encoding type II toxin-antitoxin system HicA family toxin, with protein MPPRPDEVARKLKRAGLVEGGRCFCQHPDGRTPVIPFHSGELPKGIFRKIRKDAGISVEE; from the coding sequence ATGCCGCCTAGGCCGGATGAGGTGGCCCGCAAGCTCAAACGAGCTGGGTTGGTCGAGGGCGGGCGCTGTTTTTGCCAGCACCCCGACGGGCGAACCCCCGTAATCCCCTTTCACAGCGGCGAATTGCCCAAAGGCATCTTCCGGAAAATCCGCAAAGATGCTGGGATCAGCGTGGAAGAGTAG
- a CDS encoding LeuA family protein, whose product MGNSQTHLRRIEIVDTTFRDGQQSPLLFDTEKYRFTLEEKKQLLAGLIELGVTHIEFFSPVVGMAEEQDVRELIAYAKSLTDRELRLLAHCRCHPEDIERSLEVGCNGLNLYLGVSPLAQRHNAQKSLEEAIALAKEVLQNTRARYPGLYLRFSAEDVFRTPRQDLFRLYDAVSPYVNTLGLPDTVGMAEPEDVRDLVNALRERYPEVELECHFHNDRGLALANVLAAVRAGVRYVDASIWGLAERSGIPSVTGVLFNLFKHYPDLAEQYQLSQCYPLNVLMASILGTLVPYTEPVSLTNRTHTAGVHQKAVLNEKKVYEAHNLHDFGVDKNQLLLGPLSGWNLIYYYLKEVEALEITKEQAKEITQEFKSRTHEIGRSKKPEELLLELAQSHGIRKHALPEEVPTARLENLD is encoded by the coding sequence ATGGGCAACAGCCAAACACACCTTAGGCGCATCGAGATCGTGGACACTACCTTCCGCGACGGCCAGCAATCGCCGCTGCTATTTGACACCGAGAAGTACCGCTTCACCCTCGAGGAGAAAAAGCAATTGTTGGCGGGCTTGATCGAGCTGGGAGTCACCCACATCGAGTTCTTCTCCCCGGTGGTGGGCATGGCTGAAGAGCAAGACGTACGCGAACTCATCGCCTACGCCAAGAGCCTCACCGATCGCGAGTTGCGTTTGTTGGCCCACTGCCGCTGCCACCCCGAGGATATCGAGCGCTCGCTCGAGGTCGGCTGCAATGGGCTCAACCTCTATCTGGGAGTTTCGCCGCTGGCCCAGCGGCATAATGCGCAAAAGAGCCTCGAAGAGGCCATAGCTTTGGCGAAAGAAGTACTGCAGAACACCCGCGCGCGCTATCCCGGCCTTTACCTGCGGTTCAGCGCTGAGGACGTCTTCCGCACCCCACGCCAGGACCTATTCCGGCTATACGACGCCGTCTCCCCCTACGTCAACACCCTGGGCCTGCCCGACACGGTGGGCATGGCCGAGCCGGAGGATGTGAGGGATCTGGTAAACGCCTTACGGGAGCGTTACCCCGAGGTAGAGCTGGAATGCCACTTCCACAACGACCGGGGCCTAGCCCTCGCCAACGTGCTGGCTGCGGTGCGGGCGGGGGTACGCTACGTGGATGCCTCCATCTGGGGCCTCGCTGAGCGCTCGGGTATCCCCTCAGTGACGGGGGTCTTGTTCAACCTCTTCAAGCATTACCCCGACCTGGCCGAGCAGTACCAGCTCAGCCAGTGCTACCCCCTCAACGTGCTCATGGCCTCGATTCTGGGCACCCTGGTACCTTATACCGAGCCGGTCTCCCTCACCAACCGCACCCACACCGCCGGAGTTCACCAAAAAGCGGTACTCAACGAAAAGAAGGTCTACGAAGCCCACAACCTGCACGACTTCGGGGTAGACAAAAATCAACTTCTGCTGGGGCCGCTATCGGGCTGGAACCTGATCTACTACTACCTCAAGGAGGTCGAGGCGCTCGAGATCACCAAGGAGCAGGCCAAGGAGATCACCCAGGAGTTCAAGAGCCGCACCCACGAGATCGGGCGCAGCAAGAAGCCCGAGGAACTGCTGCTCGAGCTCGCCCAATCCCACGGCATCCGCAAGCACGCGCTGCCGGAGGAAGTGCCTACCGCCCGCTTGGAGAACCTGGACTGA
- a CDS encoding isoprenyl transferase, which yields MAATASPSSPSWPARALGWVKALTKPLYWWYERRLESEVRGGHVPKHLGMILDGNRRFARSLGLEGHQGHEFGVAKAYEVLEWCLELGIRTVTVWVFSTDNWSRSQKEVETLMNLFVKEARRMAVDPRIHANEVRVKVIGRRDRFPPKVLEALEELERTTEQHEGMLLQIAMGYGGREEIVDAVKALLLEAAQTGKSPEELASELDIEHIGERLYTAGVPDPDFIIRTSGEVRLSGFLLWQSAHSEYYFFDAFWPAFRKVDFLRAIRSYQGRERRFGR from the coding sequence GTGGCAGCTACGGCTTCCCCTTCTTCTCCTTCTTGGCCGGCCCGTGCGCTCGGCTGGGTCAAAGCCCTCACCAAGCCTCTGTACTGGTGGTATGAGCGCCGCCTCGAGTCCGAGGTGCGCGGTGGGCATGTCCCCAAGCACCTGGGGATGATCCTCGATGGCAACCGGCGCTTTGCCCGAAGCCTGGGACTGGAGGGGCACCAGGGGCACGAGTTTGGGGTGGCCAAGGCCTACGAGGTGCTCGAGTGGTGCTTGGAGCTGGGTATCAGAACCGTCACGGTGTGGGTCTTCAGCACCGACAACTGGAGCCGCAGCCAAAAGGAAGTCGAGACCCTGATGAACCTCTTCGTCAAGGAGGCCCGGCGGATGGCGGTGGACCCGCGCATCCACGCCAACGAGGTGCGGGTCAAGGTCATCGGGCGGCGCGATCGCTTTCCCCCCAAAGTATTGGAGGCCCTGGAGGAACTCGAGCGGACTACCGAGCAACACGAGGGCATGCTCTTGCAAATCGCCATGGGCTATGGCGGGCGCGAGGAGATCGTGGATGCGGTCAAAGCTCTCCTGCTCGAAGCCGCCCAGACCGGCAAAAGCCCGGAGGAGCTGGCCTCCGAACTCGACATCGAGCATATCGGCGAGCGCTTGTACACCGCTGGGGTTCCTGATCCCGATTTCATCATCCGTACTTCGGGCGAGGTGCGGCTATCGGGTTTTTTGCTGTGGCAAAGCGCCCACAGCGAGTACTACTTCTTCGATGCCTTTTGGCCCGCTTTCCGCAAGGTGGACTTCCTGCGGGCCATTCGCAGCTACCAGGGACGCGAGCGGCGATTCGGACGTTAG
- a CDS encoding ribonuclease HII, giving the protein MRSEGESPPLERDWWEAGLRVAGVDEAGRGAWAGPVVVAAVILPRGEHPFRDSKTLSARQREALEARVKAVALGWGVGLAAVDEIERLGILKATHRAAQRALECLAVLPDALITDYLRLEREWRGPASLLRCPPKADRDSPTVAAASILAKVARDRHMLELEAQYPGYGFATHKGYGTTLHRENLIRLGPSPVHRKTFAPVRCLLRADEKRAFNWD; this is encoded by the coding sequence ATGAGGTCAGAGGGCGAATCTCCCCCGCTTGAGAGGGATTGGTGGGAAGCCGGGCTGCGGGTAGCCGGGGTGGACGAGGCCGGACGGGGGGCCTGGGCGGGGCCAGTGGTGGTTGCGGCGGTGATTCTGCCCAGGGGCGAACACCCTTTCCGTGATTCCAAAACCCTCAGCGCTCGGCAGCGGGAAGCCCTCGAGGCCAGGGTCAAGGCGGTGGCGCTGGGCTGGGGGGTGGGTTTGGCCGCGGTCGACGAGATCGAGCGGTTAGGTATCCTCAAAGCCACCCATCGGGCTGCGCAGCGGGCGCTCGAATGCTTGGCGGTGCTGCCGGATGCCCTGATTACCGATTACCTACGGCTCGAGCGGGAGTGGCGGGGGCCTGCTTCCTTGTTGCGTTGCCCGCCCAAGGCGGACCGGGATAGCCCCACGGTGGCGGCGGCGAGTATTTTGGCCAAGGTAGCGCGGGACCGGCATATGCTCGAGCTGGAGGCGCAGTATCCCGGCTACGGTTTTGCCACGCACAAAGGCTACGGCACCACGCTTCACCGAGAAAACTTGATTCGCCTGGGTCCCTCGCCGGTCCACCGCAAGACCTTCGCCCCGGTGCGCTGCTTGCTCCGGGCAGATGAAAAGCGCGCATTCAACTGGGATTAG
- a CDS encoding DUF4384 domain-containing protein, giving the protein MRSSLNSKRLSLILLALLLSACTIGVRPGTVSVGVGFGVELSPIITQFRPDRGEGSYYRVGEAVRFVISVNRPGYIALVGVDPDGRAYEFDRFYLNPGTYTLPLASRQIQYTLTYPLGLQRVRAIYTNTPAPASVRFEGRIYSDGFNSRTSSYLQLSGAQVRDVSDTYFYITQ; this is encoded by the coding sequence ATGCGATCTAGCCTGAACTCCAAACGGCTGAGCTTGATTTTGTTGGCCCTACTACTCTCGGCCTGTACGATTGGGGTCCGTCCCGGTACGGTGAGCGTGGGGGTGGGCTTTGGCGTGGAATTGAGCCCCATCATCACCCAGTTCCGCCCCGACCGGGGAGAAGGCAGTTATTACCGGGTTGGGGAAGCCGTACGCTTCGTGATCAGCGTGAACCGCCCGGGTTACATCGCCCTAGTTGGGGTAGATCCCGATGGCCGGGCTTACGAGTTCGACCGTTTCTACCTCAACCCCGGCACCTACACCCTCCCCCTAGCGAGCCGGCAGATCCAGTACACCCTGACCTACCCCTTAGGGTTGCAACGGGTGCGGGCTATCTACACCAACACTCCTGCCCCGGCCTCGGTGCGTTTTGAGGGGCGGATCTATAGCGACGGCTTTAACAGCCGCACCAGCAGCTATCTTCAGTTGAGTGGGGCCCAGGTACGCGACGTGAGCGACACCTATTTCTATATCACCCAGTGA
- a CDS encoding TRAP transporter substrate-binding protein, whose product MDRRNFLKKAGVGVAASTVFGPVFAQTAPSIRWRLASSFPKSLDTIYGAAEVLAKTLSDLTDGKFQIRPFPSGEIVPGLQVLDAVQQGTVEVGHTASYYYIGKNPALAFDTALPFGLNARQQNAWLYKGGGLELMREVLSDFNIINFPAGNTGAQMGGWWRKEIRTLADVKGVKFRIPGLGGVVWSRLGVVPQTIAGGEIYPALERGTIDGAEWVGPYDDEKLGFYKIAKFYYYPGWWEPGPGLSLYVNLDQWKRLPKDYQQAFEVAAYQANVDMIADYDAKNPAAFRRLLGQGVQIKKFPREILKAAQSAAFELYNEESSKNAQYRKVFANWDQFRKDSSRVMAIHELSFEEYMFPQIV is encoded by the coding sequence GTGGATAGACGCAATTTCCTCAAAAAAGCTGGTGTGGGGGTAGCAGCCAGCACGGTGTTTGGCCCGGTTTTCGCGCAGACCGCCCCGAGCATTCGCTGGCGGTTGGCGAGCAGCTTCCCCAAGAGCCTGGACACCATCTATGGAGCAGCGGAGGTACTGGCCAAGACCCTATCCGACCTGACCGACGGTAAGTTCCAGATCCGCCCTTTTCCCTCCGGGGAGATTGTTCCCGGCTTGCAGGTGTTGGATGCCGTGCAGCAGGGGACAGTAGAAGTCGGCCACACCGCCAGCTACTACTACATCGGGAAAAACCCCGCCCTGGCCTTCGATACCGCGCTGCCCTTCGGGCTCAACGCCCGGCAGCAGAACGCCTGGCTCTATAAGGGGGGCGGCCTCGAGCTGATGCGCGAGGTCCTCAGCGACTTCAACATCATCAACTTCCCTGCCGGCAATACCGGGGCCCAGATGGGGGGCTGGTGGCGCAAGGAGATTAGGACCCTGGCCGACGTGAAGGGGGTTAAGTTCCGCATCCCCGGCCTAGGCGGTGTGGTGTGGAGCCGCTTGGGGGTGGTGCCCCAGACGATCGCGGGCGGGGAGATCTACCCAGCCTTGGAACGCGGCACCATTGATGGGGCAGAGTGGGTGGGCCCCTACGACGATGAGAAGCTGGGCTTTTACAAGATCGCCAAGTTCTACTACTATCCCGGTTGGTGGGAACCCGGTCCGGGCCTCTCCCTCTACGTCAACCTGGACCAGTGGAAGAGGCTGCCCAAGGACTACCAACAGGCTTTCGAAGTCGCCGCCTACCAGGCCAACGTTGACATGATAGCCGACTACGACGCCAAGAACCCGGCGGCCTTCCGGCGGCTTTTGGGCCAGGGTGTCCAGATCAAGAAGTTCCCCCGCGAGATCCTCAAAGCAGCCCAGAGCGCGGCTTTCGAGCTATACAACGAGGAGTCTAGTAAGAACGCCCAGTACAGGAAGGTCTTCGCCAACTGGGATCAGTTCCGCAAGGACAGCAGCCGGGTTATGGCCATCCACGAACTCAGCTTCGAGGAGTACATGTTCCCCCAGATCGTTTAG
- a CDS encoding zinc ribbon domain-containing protein: protein MGRIWTCTCGAVHDRDLHAAQNIRAEGSP, encoded by the coding sequence CTGGGGAGGATCTGGACGTGTACGTGCGGGGCGGTGCATGACCGGGATTTGCACGCGGCCCAAAACATCCGGGCCGAAGGGTCCCCGTGA